One genomic segment of Mytilus trossulus isolate FHL-02 chromosome 4, PNRI_Mtr1.1.1.hap1, whole genome shotgun sequence includes these proteins:
- the LOC134714455 gene encoding G-protein coupled receptor 183-like isoform X4, giving the protein MSFELKSEKDVGSSLQELLEQWNIFSSLVKNTSMFENVTFDIPKASVPRYIDTLQQISPEILLVDRIISPVWYIIGFIGNPLSAAIWFGKGNRKNSSAVYQGILAIVNIYFLIVHFIMELNYAWGIQLYASDGACETFSVFLMIPQYLSPMLVLAFTIERYIAVCHPFQKKKFCTVKRALMVSTGMFIIAAGLSSVQAYLWDYDDKIKLCAFLSFGDRNFEKIWTLITEILHFLLIPLCVLIFNILVIVEIRKIDARDTTRRYSGHSGSATTTSTVTLLSVSFYFICTLLPASIVYAMQSLLPHGNQMSVEKMVLDPTWRKYFQYLMIRKVVEEICLSNQACYFFIYYLTGSLFRKRVHSMCCISPCCRKKSKAELSNEYAFAMYSPVASKDLNANSQEETMISM; this is encoded by the coding sequence TCTTGTGAAGAATACCTCAATGTTTGAGAATGTGACGTTTGATATACCTAAAGCTTCAGTGCCACGATACATAGATACACTACAACAGATTTCACCCGAGATTTTATTAGTCGACAGGATTATCTCCCCTGTTTGGTATATCATAGGCTTTATTGGGAATCCACTCTCGGCTGCTATATGGTTCGGAAAAGGTAACCGAAAAAATTCGTCTGCTGTTTATCAAGGAATATTAGCAATCGTAAATATATACTTCctaattgttcattttataatgGAGCTTAATTATGCCTGGGGCATACAGTTATACGCCAGTGATGGTGCATGTGAAACGTTCAGTGTTTTCCTTATGATACCGCAGTATCTGTCACCGATGTTGGTTTTAGCTTTTACAATAGAACGATATATTGCTGTATGTCATCCATTTCAGAAGAAAAAATTCTGTACTGTAAAAAGAGCTCTTATGGTATCAACTGGTATGTTTATCATAGCAGCTGGATTATCGTCAGTCCAGGCCTATCTTTGGGACTATGATGACAAAATTAAACTGTGCGCCTTCCTTAGCTTCGGAGACCGAAACTTTGAGAAGATATGGACGCTTATTACTGAGATTTTACATTTCTTATTAATACCTTTATGTGTacttatttttaacatacttgTTATTGTTGAAATACGTAAAATAGATGCCCGGGATACCACAAGACGTTATTCTGGGCACAGTGGAAGTGCAACAACAACATCAACAGTGACATTGTTATCAGTGtcgttttatttcatatgtacGTTACTTCCGGCCTCCATTGTTTATGCAATGCAATCTTTATTACCTCATGGTAATCAAATGTCAGTTGAAAAGATGGTGTTGGATCCGACATGGAGGAAATATTTCCAGTATTTAATGATTAGAAAAGTGGTAGAGGAGATTTGTCTTTCAAATcaagcttgttatttttttatttattatttaactgGGAGTTTATTCAGGAAACGTGTTCATAGTATGTGCTGTATAAGCCCATGTTGCCGAAAAAAGTCAAAGGCTGAACTTTCAAATGAATACGCATTTGCTATGTATTCACCTGTAGCTTCAAAAGATCTCAATGCCAATAGTCAAGAGGAAACAATGATATCGATGTAA
- the LOC134714455 gene encoding G-protein coupled receptor 183-like isoform X7, producing the protein MSSFDLEDLLSLVKNTSMFENVTFDIPKASVPRYIDTLQQISPEILLVDRIISPVWYIIGFIGNPLSAAIWFGKGNRKNSSAVYQGILAIVNIYFLIVHFIMELNYAWGIQLYASDGACETFSVFLMIPQYLSPMLVLAFTIERYIAVCHPFQKKKFCTVKRALMVSTGMFIIAAGLSSVQAYLWDYDDKIKLCAFLSFGDRNFEKIWTLITEILHFLLIPLCVLIFNILVIVEIRKIDARDTTRRYSGHSGSATTTSTVTLLSVSFYFICTLLPASIVYAMQSLLPHGNQMSVEKMVLDPTWRKYFQYLMIRKVVEEICLSNQACYFFIYYLTGSLFRKRVHSMCCISPCCRKKSKAELSNEYAFAMYSPVASKDLNANSQEETMISM; encoded by the coding sequence TCTTGTGAAGAATACCTCAATGTTTGAGAATGTGACGTTTGATATACCTAAAGCTTCAGTGCCACGATACATAGATACACTACAACAGATTTCACCCGAGATTTTATTAGTCGACAGGATTATCTCCCCTGTTTGGTATATCATAGGCTTTATTGGGAATCCACTCTCGGCTGCTATATGGTTCGGAAAAGGTAACCGAAAAAATTCGTCTGCTGTTTATCAAGGAATATTAGCAATCGTAAATATATACTTCctaattgttcattttataatgGAGCTTAATTATGCCTGGGGCATACAGTTATACGCCAGTGATGGTGCATGTGAAACGTTCAGTGTTTTCCTTATGATACCGCAGTATCTGTCACCGATGTTGGTTTTAGCTTTTACAATAGAACGATATATTGCTGTATGTCATCCATTTCAGAAGAAAAAATTCTGTACTGTAAAAAGAGCTCTTATGGTATCAACTGGTATGTTTATCATAGCAGCTGGATTATCGTCAGTCCAGGCCTATCTTTGGGACTATGATGACAAAATTAAACTGTGCGCCTTCCTTAGCTTCGGAGACCGAAACTTTGAGAAGATATGGACGCTTATTACTGAGATTTTACATTTCTTATTAATACCTTTATGTGTacttatttttaacatacttgTTATTGTTGAAATACGTAAAATAGATGCCCGGGATACCACAAGACGTTATTCTGGGCACAGTGGAAGTGCAACAACAACATCAACAGTGACATTGTTATCAGTGtcgttttatttcatatgtacGTTACTTCCGGCCTCCATTGTTTATGCAATGCAATCTTTATTACCTCATGGTAATCAAATGTCAGTTGAAAAGATGGTGTTGGATCCGACATGGAGGAAATATTTCCAGTATTTAATGATTAGAAAAGTGGTAGAGGAGATTTGTCTTTCAAATcaagcttgttatttttttatttattatttaactgGGAGTTTATTCAGGAAACGTGTTCATAGTATGTGCTGTATAAGCCCATGTTGCCGAAAAAAGTCAAAGGCTGAACTTTCAAATGAATACGCATTTGCTATGTATTCACCTGTAGCTTCAAAAGATCTCAATGCCAATAGTCAAGAGGAAACAATGATATCGATGTAA
- the LOC134714455 gene encoding G-protein coupled receptor 183-like isoform X3, producing the protein MQIDLNSVVDTKSGLKEFEEQWNIFSSLVKNTSMFENVTFDIPKASVPRYIDTLQQISPEILLVDRIISPVWYIIGFIGNPLSAAIWFGKGNRKNSSAVYQGILAIVNIYFLIVHFIMELNYAWGIQLYASDGACETFSVFLMIPQYLSPMLVLAFTIERYIAVCHPFQKKKFCTVKRALMVSTGMFIIAAGLSSVQAYLWDYDDKIKLCAFLSFGDRNFEKIWTLITEILHFLLIPLCVLIFNILVIVEIRKIDARDTTRRYSGHSGSATTTSTVTLLSVSFYFICTLLPASIVYAMQSLLPHGNQMSVEKMVLDPTWRKYFQYLMIRKVVEEICLSNQACYFFIYYLTGSLFRKRVHSMCCISPCCRKKSKAELSNEYAFAMYSPVASKDLNANSQEETMISM; encoded by the coding sequence TCTTGTGAAGAATACCTCAATGTTTGAGAATGTGACGTTTGATATACCTAAAGCTTCAGTGCCACGATACATAGATACACTACAACAGATTTCACCCGAGATTTTATTAGTCGACAGGATTATCTCCCCTGTTTGGTATATCATAGGCTTTATTGGGAATCCACTCTCGGCTGCTATATGGTTCGGAAAAGGTAACCGAAAAAATTCGTCTGCTGTTTATCAAGGAATATTAGCAATCGTAAATATATACTTCctaattgttcattttataatgGAGCTTAATTATGCCTGGGGCATACAGTTATACGCCAGTGATGGTGCATGTGAAACGTTCAGTGTTTTCCTTATGATACCGCAGTATCTGTCACCGATGTTGGTTTTAGCTTTTACAATAGAACGATATATTGCTGTATGTCATCCATTTCAGAAGAAAAAATTCTGTACTGTAAAAAGAGCTCTTATGGTATCAACTGGTATGTTTATCATAGCAGCTGGATTATCGTCAGTCCAGGCCTATCTTTGGGACTATGATGACAAAATTAAACTGTGCGCCTTCCTTAGCTTCGGAGACCGAAACTTTGAGAAGATATGGACGCTTATTACTGAGATTTTACATTTCTTATTAATACCTTTATGTGTacttatttttaacatacttgTTATTGTTGAAATACGTAAAATAGATGCCCGGGATACCACAAGACGTTATTCTGGGCACAGTGGAAGTGCAACAACAACATCAACAGTGACATTGTTATCAGTGtcgttttatttcatatgtacGTTACTTCCGGCCTCCATTGTTTATGCAATGCAATCTTTATTACCTCATGGTAATCAAATGTCAGTTGAAAAGATGGTGTTGGATCCGACATGGAGGAAATATTTCCAGTATTTAATGATTAGAAAAGTGGTAGAGGAGATTTGTCTTTCAAATcaagcttgttatttttttatttattatttaactgGGAGTTTATTCAGGAAACGTGTTCATAGTATGTGCTGTATAAGCCCATGTTGCCGAAAAAAGTCAAAGGCTGAACTTTCAAATGAATACGCATTTGCTATGTATTCACCTGTAGCTTCAAAAGATCTCAATGCCAATAGTCAAGAGGAAACAATGATATCGATGTAA
- the LOC134714455 gene encoding G-protein coupled receptor 183-like isoform X1, which yields MRQTIRKVKYCVTSQNNRLPHEKLSSGRMDAESLNLFDILSLVKNTSMFENVTFDIPKASVPRYIDTLQQISPEILLVDRIISPVWYIIGFIGNPLSAAIWFGKGNRKNSSAVYQGILAIVNIYFLIVHFIMELNYAWGIQLYASDGACETFSVFLMIPQYLSPMLVLAFTIERYIAVCHPFQKKKFCTVKRALMVSTGMFIIAAGLSSVQAYLWDYDDKIKLCAFLSFGDRNFEKIWTLITEILHFLLIPLCVLIFNILVIVEIRKIDARDTTRRYSGHSGSATTTSTVTLLSVSFYFICTLLPASIVYAMQSLLPHGNQMSVEKMVLDPTWRKYFQYLMIRKVVEEICLSNQACYFFIYYLTGSLFRKRVHSMCCISPCCRKKSKAELSNEYAFAMYSPVASKDLNANSQEETMISM from the coding sequence TCTTGTGAAGAATACCTCAATGTTTGAGAATGTGACGTTTGATATACCTAAAGCTTCAGTGCCACGATACATAGATACACTACAACAGATTTCACCCGAGATTTTATTAGTCGACAGGATTATCTCCCCTGTTTGGTATATCATAGGCTTTATTGGGAATCCACTCTCGGCTGCTATATGGTTCGGAAAAGGTAACCGAAAAAATTCGTCTGCTGTTTATCAAGGAATATTAGCAATCGTAAATATATACTTCctaattgttcattttataatgGAGCTTAATTATGCCTGGGGCATACAGTTATACGCCAGTGATGGTGCATGTGAAACGTTCAGTGTTTTCCTTATGATACCGCAGTATCTGTCACCGATGTTGGTTTTAGCTTTTACAATAGAACGATATATTGCTGTATGTCATCCATTTCAGAAGAAAAAATTCTGTACTGTAAAAAGAGCTCTTATGGTATCAACTGGTATGTTTATCATAGCAGCTGGATTATCGTCAGTCCAGGCCTATCTTTGGGACTATGATGACAAAATTAAACTGTGCGCCTTCCTTAGCTTCGGAGACCGAAACTTTGAGAAGATATGGACGCTTATTACTGAGATTTTACATTTCTTATTAATACCTTTATGTGTacttatttttaacatacttgTTATTGTTGAAATACGTAAAATAGATGCCCGGGATACCACAAGACGTTATTCTGGGCACAGTGGAAGTGCAACAACAACATCAACAGTGACATTGTTATCAGTGtcgttttatttcatatgtacGTTACTTCCGGCCTCCATTGTTTATGCAATGCAATCTTTATTACCTCATGGTAATCAAATGTCAGTTGAAAAGATGGTGTTGGATCCGACATGGAGGAAATATTTCCAGTATTTAATGATTAGAAAAGTGGTAGAGGAGATTTGTCTTTCAAATcaagcttgttatttttttatttattatttaactgGGAGTTTATTCAGGAAACGTGTTCATAGTATGTGCTGTATAAGCCCATGTTGCCGAAAAAAGTCAAAGGCTGAACTTTCAAATGAATACGCATTTGCTATGTATTCACCTGTAGCTTCAAAAGATCTCAATGCCAATAGTCAAGAGGAAACAATGATATCGATGTAA
- the LOC134714455 gene encoding G-protein coupled receptor 183-like isoform X2, which produces MMVMDSFLLDLDLRDDDASLQEMIEQWRIFSSLVKNTSMFENVTFDIPKASVPRYIDTLQQISPEILLVDRIISPVWYIIGFIGNPLSAAIWFGKGNRKNSSAVYQGILAIVNIYFLIVHFIMELNYAWGIQLYASDGACETFSVFLMIPQYLSPMLVLAFTIERYIAVCHPFQKKKFCTVKRALMVSTGMFIIAAGLSSVQAYLWDYDDKIKLCAFLSFGDRNFEKIWTLITEILHFLLIPLCVLIFNILVIVEIRKIDARDTTRRYSGHSGSATTTSTVTLLSVSFYFICTLLPASIVYAMQSLLPHGNQMSVEKMVLDPTWRKYFQYLMIRKVVEEICLSNQACYFFIYYLTGSLFRKRVHSMCCISPCCRKKSKAELSNEYAFAMYSPVASKDLNANSQEETMISM; this is translated from the coding sequence TCTTGTGAAGAATACCTCAATGTTTGAGAATGTGACGTTTGATATACCTAAAGCTTCAGTGCCACGATACATAGATACACTACAACAGATTTCACCCGAGATTTTATTAGTCGACAGGATTATCTCCCCTGTTTGGTATATCATAGGCTTTATTGGGAATCCACTCTCGGCTGCTATATGGTTCGGAAAAGGTAACCGAAAAAATTCGTCTGCTGTTTATCAAGGAATATTAGCAATCGTAAATATATACTTCctaattgttcattttataatgGAGCTTAATTATGCCTGGGGCATACAGTTATACGCCAGTGATGGTGCATGTGAAACGTTCAGTGTTTTCCTTATGATACCGCAGTATCTGTCACCGATGTTGGTTTTAGCTTTTACAATAGAACGATATATTGCTGTATGTCATCCATTTCAGAAGAAAAAATTCTGTACTGTAAAAAGAGCTCTTATGGTATCAACTGGTATGTTTATCATAGCAGCTGGATTATCGTCAGTCCAGGCCTATCTTTGGGACTATGATGACAAAATTAAACTGTGCGCCTTCCTTAGCTTCGGAGACCGAAACTTTGAGAAGATATGGACGCTTATTACTGAGATTTTACATTTCTTATTAATACCTTTATGTGTacttatttttaacatacttgTTATTGTTGAAATACGTAAAATAGATGCCCGGGATACCACAAGACGTTATTCTGGGCACAGTGGAAGTGCAACAACAACATCAACAGTGACATTGTTATCAGTGtcgttttatttcatatgtacGTTACTTCCGGCCTCCATTGTTTATGCAATGCAATCTTTATTACCTCATGGTAATCAAATGTCAGTTGAAAAGATGGTGTTGGATCCGACATGGAGGAAATATTTCCAGTATTTAATGATTAGAAAAGTGGTAGAGGAGATTTGTCTTTCAAATcaagcttgttatttttttatttattatttaactgGGAGTTTATTCAGGAAACGTGTTCATAGTATGTGCTGTATAAGCCCATGTTGCCGAAAAAAGTCAAAGGCTGAACTTTCAAATGAATACGCATTTGCTATGTATTCACCTGTAGCTTCAAAAGATCTCAATGCCAATAGTCAAGAGGAAACAATGATATCGATGTAA
- the LOC134714455 gene encoding G-protein coupled receptor 183-like isoform X6: protein MDVEIKFLTFVEQWTLFSSLVKNTSMFENVTFDIPKASVPRYIDTLQQISPEILLVDRIISPVWYIIGFIGNPLSAAIWFGKGNRKNSSAVYQGILAIVNIYFLIVHFIMELNYAWGIQLYASDGACETFSVFLMIPQYLSPMLVLAFTIERYIAVCHPFQKKKFCTVKRALMVSTGMFIIAAGLSSVQAYLWDYDDKIKLCAFLSFGDRNFEKIWTLITEILHFLLIPLCVLIFNILVIVEIRKIDARDTTRRYSGHSGSATTTSTVTLLSVSFYFICTLLPASIVYAMQSLLPHGNQMSVEKMVLDPTWRKYFQYLMIRKVVEEICLSNQACYFFIYYLTGSLFRKRVHSMCCISPCCRKKSKAELSNEYAFAMYSPVASKDLNANSQEETMISM, encoded by the coding sequence TCTTGTGAAGAATACCTCAATGTTTGAGAATGTGACGTTTGATATACCTAAAGCTTCAGTGCCACGATACATAGATACACTACAACAGATTTCACCCGAGATTTTATTAGTCGACAGGATTATCTCCCCTGTTTGGTATATCATAGGCTTTATTGGGAATCCACTCTCGGCTGCTATATGGTTCGGAAAAGGTAACCGAAAAAATTCGTCTGCTGTTTATCAAGGAATATTAGCAATCGTAAATATATACTTCctaattgttcattttataatgGAGCTTAATTATGCCTGGGGCATACAGTTATACGCCAGTGATGGTGCATGTGAAACGTTCAGTGTTTTCCTTATGATACCGCAGTATCTGTCACCGATGTTGGTTTTAGCTTTTACAATAGAACGATATATTGCTGTATGTCATCCATTTCAGAAGAAAAAATTCTGTACTGTAAAAAGAGCTCTTATGGTATCAACTGGTATGTTTATCATAGCAGCTGGATTATCGTCAGTCCAGGCCTATCTTTGGGACTATGATGACAAAATTAAACTGTGCGCCTTCCTTAGCTTCGGAGACCGAAACTTTGAGAAGATATGGACGCTTATTACTGAGATTTTACATTTCTTATTAATACCTTTATGTGTacttatttttaacatacttgTTATTGTTGAAATACGTAAAATAGATGCCCGGGATACCACAAGACGTTATTCTGGGCACAGTGGAAGTGCAACAACAACATCAACAGTGACATTGTTATCAGTGtcgttttatttcatatgtacGTTACTTCCGGCCTCCATTGTTTATGCAATGCAATCTTTATTACCTCATGGTAATCAAATGTCAGTTGAAAAGATGGTGTTGGATCCGACATGGAGGAAATATTTCCAGTATTTAATGATTAGAAAAGTGGTAGAGGAGATTTGTCTTTCAAATcaagcttgttatttttttatttattatttaactgGGAGTTTATTCAGGAAACGTGTTCATAGTATGTGCTGTATAAGCCCATGTTGCCGAAAAAAGTCAAAGGCTGAACTTTCAAATGAATACGCATTTGCTATGTATTCACCTGTAGCTTCAAAAGATCTCAATGCCAATAGTCAAGAGGAAACAATGATATCGATGTAA
- the LOC134714455 gene encoding G-protein coupled receptor 183-like isoform X5, translating to MDYQRYNFTSTDLREMREQWDIFSSLVKNTSMFENVTFDIPKASVPRYIDTLQQISPEILLVDRIISPVWYIIGFIGNPLSAAIWFGKGNRKNSSAVYQGILAIVNIYFLIVHFIMELNYAWGIQLYASDGACETFSVFLMIPQYLSPMLVLAFTIERYIAVCHPFQKKKFCTVKRALMVSTGMFIIAAGLSSVQAYLWDYDDKIKLCAFLSFGDRNFEKIWTLITEILHFLLIPLCVLIFNILVIVEIRKIDARDTTRRYSGHSGSATTTSTVTLLSVSFYFICTLLPASIVYAMQSLLPHGNQMSVEKMVLDPTWRKYFQYLMIRKVVEEICLSNQACYFFIYYLTGSLFRKRVHSMCCISPCCRKKSKAELSNEYAFAMYSPVASKDLNANSQEETMISM from the coding sequence TCTTGTGAAGAATACCTCAATGTTTGAGAATGTGACGTTTGATATACCTAAAGCTTCAGTGCCACGATACATAGATACACTACAACAGATTTCACCCGAGATTTTATTAGTCGACAGGATTATCTCCCCTGTTTGGTATATCATAGGCTTTATTGGGAATCCACTCTCGGCTGCTATATGGTTCGGAAAAGGTAACCGAAAAAATTCGTCTGCTGTTTATCAAGGAATATTAGCAATCGTAAATATATACTTCctaattgttcattttataatgGAGCTTAATTATGCCTGGGGCATACAGTTATACGCCAGTGATGGTGCATGTGAAACGTTCAGTGTTTTCCTTATGATACCGCAGTATCTGTCACCGATGTTGGTTTTAGCTTTTACAATAGAACGATATATTGCTGTATGTCATCCATTTCAGAAGAAAAAATTCTGTACTGTAAAAAGAGCTCTTATGGTATCAACTGGTATGTTTATCATAGCAGCTGGATTATCGTCAGTCCAGGCCTATCTTTGGGACTATGATGACAAAATTAAACTGTGCGCCTTCCTTAGCTTCGGAGACCGAAACTTTGAGAAGATATGGACGCTTATTACTGAGATTTTACATTTCTTATTAATACCTTTATGTGTacttatttttaacatacttgTTATTGTTGAAATACGTAAAATAGATGCCCGGGATACCACAAGACGTTATTCTGGGCACAGTGGAAGTGCAACAACAACATCAACAGTGACATTGTTATCAGTGtcgttttatttcatatgtacGTTACTTCCGGCCTCCATTGTTTATGCAATGCAATCTTTATTACCTCATGGTAATCAAATGTCAGTTGAAAAGATGGTGTTGGATCCGACATGGAGGAAATATTTCCAGTATTTAATGATTAGAAAAGTGGTAGAGGAGATTTGTCTTTCAAATcaagcttgttatttttttatttattatttaactgGGAGTTTATTCAGGAAACGTGTTCATAGTATGTGCTGTATAAGCCCATGTTGCCGAAAAAAGTCAAAGGCTGAACTTTCAAATGAATACGCATTTGCTATGTATTCACCTGTAGCTTCAAAAGATCTCAATGCCAATAGTCAAGAGGAAACAATGATATCGATGTAA